In Pseudoduganella albidiflava, a single window of DNA contains:
- a CDS encoding iron transporter: MQAQPTMGPPAAKPRKPGPGWRYRTGVAVRALAAILGGYALSAAWAAALALTLPTVRVEAALTATMTALAIYPCAAMWCFGARTAQRAVTGLAIAGVVPAAILLLKGAA; encoded by the coding sequence ATGCAAGCACAACCAACGATGGGGCCGCCAGCCGCCAAACCCAGAAAACCCGGCCCCGGCTGGCGCTACCGCACCGGCGTCGCGGTGCGCGCGCTCGCGGCGATCCTCGGCGGCTATGCACTGTCCGCCGCATGGGCGGCGGCGCTGGCACTGACCCTGCCGACCGTGCGTGTGGAAGCCGCGCTGACGGCGACCATGACCGCGCTGGCGATCTACCCCTGCGCGGCGATGTGGTGCTTCGGCGCGCGCACGGCGCAGCGCGCCGTCACCGGCCTGGCGATCGCCGGCGTGGTGCCCGCCGCCATCCTGTTGCTGAAGGGGGCCGCATGA
- a CDS encoding MarR family winged helix-turn-helix transcriptional regulator, whose amino-acid sequence MPPSSDKSPDSASAVFEAIHSIMHQYRAHQYRALRDGPSGLTHLEGKVLGYFARYPGATQSDLVAHSGRDKAQLARLVRALREQGLLEATADDADRRSTRLHVTEQGKAIARSVQKSGEQLARVAAAGLDESERRQLLALLEKVRATLDAQGAQNALGGEG is encoded by the coding sequence ATGCCCCCCTCCAGCGACAAGTCCCCCGATAGCGCCAGCGCCGTCTTCGAAGCGATCCATTCGATCATGCACCAGTACCGCGCGCACCAGTACCGCGCGCTGCGCGATGGCCCGAGCGGCCTGACGCACCTGGAAGGCAAGGTGCTCGGTTACTTCGCCCGGTATCCCGGCGCTACGCAGAGCGACCTGGTGGCCCATTCCGGGCGCGACAAGGCGCAGCTGGCACGGCTGGTGCGCGCCTTGCGAGAGCAGGGCTTGCTGGAAGCCACCGCGGACGATGCGGACCGCCGCAGCACGCGGCTGCACGTCACCGAGCAGGGCAAGGCGATCGCGCGCAGTGTGCAGAAGAGCGGCGAGCAGCTGGCGCGGGTGGCGGCGGCGGGCCTCGACGAGAGCGAGCGCCGGCAGTTGCTGGCGCTGCTGGAAAAGGTGCGCGCCACGCTCGATGCGCAGGGTGCGCAAAACGCGCTGGGCGGTGAAGGCTAA
- a CDS encoding porin: MKKTLIASAIAACAMAGALPAQAQSSISVYGLIDGAVEHYTNADAAGNGVTRSPSLGGGMFPSRIGFKGSEDLGGGLKAIFTLENGFAPDAGTINQGGRLFGRQAWVGLAGSWGQVTIGRNYNMLYVSSFDVDVFGPSQYGLGALDPAVPNGRSDNSVAYKGTFNGVTLGATYSLGRDTSAAGGASGTNCAGESAADAQACREWSALLRYDRPTWAVVAAYDRIHGSPTAANGLNTSDKTDSRLHVAGFVKGSDWKVGGGVLLRENEGSATQPKSRLYYLGAAYNATPLLTIDGQVGKLDYRATGNDTKQALLRATYLLSTRTAVYIAGGRLDNDGTAAVALSAGGSVGAGMGQTGIITGIKHAF, translated from the coding sequence ATGAAGAAAACCCTGATCGCCAGCGCCATCGCCGCTTGCGCGATGGCCGGCGCGTTGCCGGCGCAGGCACAGAGTTCAATATCAGTTTATGGACTGATCGACGGCGCCGTGGAGCACTACACCAACGCCGACGCGGCCGGCAACGGCGTCACGCGCAGCCCGAGCCTGGGCGGCGGCATGTTCCCGTCCCGTATCGGCTTCAAGGGTTCCGAAGACCTGGGCGGCGGCCTGAAAGCCATCTTCACGCTGGAAAACGGCTTCGCGCCCGATGCCGGCACCATCAACCAGGGCGGCCGGCTGTTCGGCCGGCAGGCCTGGGTCGGCCTGGCCGGCAGCTGGGGCCAGGTGACGATCGGCCGCAACTACAACATGCTGTATGTGTCGTCGTTCGACGTCGACGTGTTCGGCCCGTCGCAATACGGCCTGGGTGCGCTCGATCCGGCGGTGCCGAATGGCCGCAGCGACAATTCGGTCGCCTACAAGGGCACGTTCAACGGCGTCACGCTGGGTGCCACGTACAGCCTGGGACGCGACACGTCGGCTGCGGGCGGCGCCTCCGGCACGAACTGCGCCGGCGAATCGGCCGCCGATGCGCAAGCCTGCCGCGAATGGTCGGCGCTGCTGCGTTATGACCGTCCCACCTGGGCGGTGGTGGCCGCCTATGACCGGATCCACGGCAGCCCCACGGCGGCCAATGGCCTGAACACGAGCGACAAGACGGACAGCCGCCTGCACGTCGCCGGCTTCGTCAAGGGCAGCGACTGGAAGGTGGGCGGCGGCGTGCTGCTGCGCGAGAACGAAGGCTCGGCGACGCAGCCGAAGAGCCGGCTGTATTACCTGGGCGCGGCGTACAACGCCACGCCGCTGCTGACGATCGACGGCCAGGTGGGCAAGCTGGATTACCGCGCCACCGGCAACGATACGAAGCAGGCGCTGCTCCGTGCCACATACCTGCTGTCGACCCGCACCGCCGTCTACATTGCCGGCGGCCGGCTGGACAACGACGGCACGGCCGCCGTCGCGCTTTCCGCCGGGGGCTCGGTCGGCGCGGGCATGGGGCAGACCGGCATCATCACCGGCATCAAGCACGCGTTCTGA
- a CDS encoding DUF3325 domain-containing protein yields the protein MSAAIFFTIAALGAAAAGFGGLGLAMDRHWEAIHGRGSVPAPSLRRLLQLGGSAALAISLWCCLAVHEADNAGQAVVLWCGVLSVAAWSSVAVMTYAAQHARHSAAGAALVACATAVLALVLR from the coding sequence ATGAGCGCCGCCATCTTCTTCACCATCGCCGCGCTGGGCGCGGCCGCCGCCGGGTTCGGCGGCCTGGGCCTGGCCATGGACCGGCACTGGGAAGCCATCCACGGCCGCGGCAGCGTGCCCGCGCCATCGCTGCGCCGCCTGCTGCAGCTGGGAGGCAGCGCCGCGCTGGCGATCTCGCTATGGTGCTGCCTGGCCGTGCACGAGGCAGACAATGCCGGCCAGGCCGTCGTGCTGTGGTGCGGCGTGCTGTCGGTGGCCGCGTGGAGTTCGGTGGCGGTGATGACCTATGCCGCGCAGCATGCGCGCCACTCGGCGGCCGGTGCCGCGCTCGTGGCCTGCGCCACCGCCGTGCTGGCGCTGGTGCTGCGCTGA
- a CDS encoding siderophore-interacting protein: protein METSSRVRRVRHELKRRDVEVVGVAPLGAHFVAVTFRGGDLADFVSASFDDHVKFIFDDPSGETVRRDYTPRRYDRAACELTIEFALHGEGKASAWARQAAVGQRVTIGGPRGSMIIPADYAWHLLAGDSAALPAIRRRMEELPAGVRAIVVVAGGDDVALATAAQLDVWQVADGAALVEAIRAIPLPADDAFVWFGGEASIAAQVRDVVHGEKGFPRTASRISAYWKRGASDHHEDL, encoded by the coding sequence ATGGAAACTTCGAGCCGGGTGCGGCGCGTGCGGCACGAATTGAAACGGCGCGATGTGGAGGTGGTCGGCGTGGCGCCCCTCGGCGCGCACTTCGTGGCGGTCACGTTCCGCGGCGGCGACCTGGCGGACTTCGTTTCCGCATCGTTCGACGACCACGTGAAATTCATCTTCGACGATCCGTCCGGCGAGACGGTACGCCGCGACTACACGCCGCGCCGGTATGATCGCGCCGCGTGCGAGCTGACGATCGAGTTCGCGCTGCACGGTGAGGGCAAGGCGTCGGCCTGGGCGCGCCAGGCCGCCGTCGGCCAGCGCGTCACGATCGGCGGCCCGCGCGGCTCGATGATCATCCCCGCCGACTACGCATGGCACCTGCTGGCCGGCGACTCGGCCGCGCTGCCGGCGATCCGGCGCCGCATGGAAGAACTGCCTGCGGGCGTGCGCGCGATCGTCGTCGTCGCCGGCGGCGATGACGTGGCCCTCGCCACCGCTGCGCAGCTCGACGTGTGGCAAGTGGCCGACGGCGCCGCGCTGGTGGAGGCGATTCGCGCGATCCCGCTACCGGCCGACGATGCGTTCGTGTGGTTTGGCGGCGAAGCGTCGATCGCCGCGCAGGTGCGCGACGTGGTGCATGGCGAAAAAGGCTTCCCCCGTACCGCCAGCCGGATCTCGGCATACTGGAAGCGGGGCGCTTCCGACCATCACGAGGATTTGTAA
- a CDS encoding PepSY-associated TM helix domain-containing protein, whose translation MKEGIRQSMAWLHTWSGLLVGWILFMVFAAGTASYFRDEITLWMKPELHGVAHAVVPQAVAVANAVETLQDKAPKSQRWFITLPTEREPGLRVSYNAKPPPGEGGGRQRNLKNLTLDPATGAELSAPRETRGGDFLYRLHFDLHYMSPLWGRWIVGFCAMFMLVAILSGIVTHKRIFKDFFTFRPKKGQRSWLDFHNVSAVLALPYHLMITYTGLLTLMFMYFPQGIQAVYQDKQETFFSELFGNPPSDAKAARVPAPLAPLAPMVEQATRTWNGAPVGRVTVAFPNDANATVSITQQTGHAISYDVPTIVFDGVTGRVASAAPEHSGAAKDTRGVMYGLHVARFGDPFTRWLFFTCGLAGCLMVATGLLLWAVKERPKHLKAHAGKVGFSLRLVDGLNIAAVAGLPLAMAVYFWANRLIETGIAQRPEAEIRWFFTAWGIAAIAALVKPGRPMWRIQLALGGLAFALLPLLNGVTGGAHLGTSIARGIWAVAGFDLVTLLLGAFLLYSSHYLGKARAPKAARAAPTPGSGTDAKPELAGSNA comes from the coding sequence ATGAAAGAAGGCATCCGCCAGTCGATGGCATGGCTGCATACCTGGTCCGGCCTGCTGGTGGGCTGGATACTGTTCATGGTGTTCGCGGCCGGCACCGCCAGCTACTTCCGCGACGAGATCACGCTGTGGATGAAGCCCGAACTGCACGGCGTGGCGCATGCGGTGGTCCCGCAGGCGGTGGCGGTGGCGAACGCCGTCGAGACGCTGCAGGACAAGGCGCCGAAGTCGCAGCGCTGGTTCATCACGCTGCCGACCGAGCGCGAGCCTGGCCTGCGCGTAAGCTACAACGCCAAGCCGCCGCCGGGCGAAGGCGGTGGCCGCCAGCGCAACCTGAAGAACCTGACGCTCGATCCGGCCACGGGCGCCGAACTGTCGGCCCCGCGCGAGACGCGCGGCGGCGATTTCCTGTATCGCCTGCACTTCGACCTGCATTACATGTCGCCCCTCTGGGGCCGCTGGATCGTCGGCTTCTGCGCCATGTTCATGCTGGTGGCGATCCTGTCGGGCATCGTCACGCACAAGCGCATCTTCAAGGACTTCTTCACGTTCCGGCCGAAGAAGGGCCAGCGTTCGTGGCTGGACTTCCACAATGTCTCGGCCGTGCTGGCCCTGCCCTACCACCTGATGATCACGTACACCGGCCTGCTGACGCTGATGTTCATGTACTTCCCGCAGGGCATACAGGCGGTGTACCAGGACAAGCAGGAGACCTTCTTCTCGGAACTGTTCGGCAATCCACCCTCGGATGCCAAGGCGGCCCGCGTGCCCGCGCCGCTGGCCCCGCTGGCGCCGATGGTCGAACAGGCCACGCGCACGTGGAACGGCGCGCCGGTGGGCCGGGTGACGGTGGCCTTCCCGAACGACGCCAACGCCACCGTCTCGATCACGCAGCAGACCGGCCACGCCATCAGCTACGACGTGCCCACCATCGTGTTCGACGGCGTGACCGGCCGCGTGGCATCGGCCGCGCCGGAACACAGCGGGGCGGCCAAGGATACCCGCGGCGTGATGTACGGCCTGCACGTGGCGCGCTTTGGCGATCCGTTCACGCGCTGGCTGTTCTTCACCTGCGGCCTGGCCGGCTGCCTGATGGTGGCCACCGGCCTGCTGCTGTGGGCCGTGAAGGAACGGCCGAAGCACCTGAAGGCCCATGCCGGGAAGGTCGGCTTCAGCCTGCGCCTTGTGGATGGCCTGAACATCGCCGCCGTGGCCGGCCTGCCGCTGGCGATGGCCGTGTACTTCTGGGCCAACCGGCTGATCGAGACGGGCATCGCGCAGCGGCCGGAGGCGGAAATCCGCTGGTTCTTCACGGCGTGGGGCATCGCCGCCATCGCCGCGCTGGTCAAGCCGGGGCGCCCGATGTGGCGGATCCAGCTGGCGCTTGGCGGCCTGGCCTTCGCCCTGCTGCCGCTGCTGAACGGTGTCACGGGCGGCGCCCACCTCGGTACCAGCATCGCCCGGGGCATCTGGGCGGTGGCCGGCTTCGACCTGGTGACCCTGCTGCTGGGCGCCTTCCTGCTGTACAGCAGTCATTACCTGGGCAAGGCGAGGGCACCGAAGGCCGCCCGCGCTGCGCCGACACCAGGCAGCGGAACGGATGCCAAGCCTGAACTTGCCGGGAGCAACGCATGA